In the Schistocerca gregaria isolate iqSchGreg1 chromosome 6, iqSchGreg1.2, whole genome shotgun sequence genome, one interval contains:
- the LOC126278202 gene encoding uncharacterized protein LOC126278202 isoform X1, translated as METYSLLRTVPVFADARRRVSKSYHSLKHVHSSLRLSLQLVEVFFQLVLLFSWPLIILCYIPIVVTDRVLHHLLASLIEWFPAIMWPAADVYKALTDFVLSFTLGRVIVFFLLLIYYIVTFVVECLKVPLNVILFFLSAVSEETAKPFEGLRHSPHAHHSHSSTHPYGDVYSPDMPWLSTTPTPPPVPPRTVVLPGAQRGPVRVVEAVAREVSIQDVGPGRQLREPLVLRPRPKPMRLVVPAERPLQCVAQ; from the exons ATGGAGACATACTCGCTGCTGCGTACGGTGCCGGTTTTCGCAGACGCGCGTCGGCGCGTGAGCAAGTCCTACCACAGCCTGAAACACGTGCACAGCTCGCTGCGACTCAGCCTGCAGCTTGTAGAAGTCTTCTTTCAGCTGGTGCTCCTCTTCTCGTGGCCGCTCATCATACTCTGCTACATCCCCATAGTCGTCACGGATCGGGTTCTCCACCACCTCCTGGCCTCTCTAATCGAATGGTTTCCTGCTATTATGTGGCCCGCAGCTGAC GTATACAAAGCTCTGACAGACTTCGTCCTGTCCTTCACGCTTGGTCGCGTCATCGTGTTCTTCCTACTTCTCATCTATTACATCGTAACCTTTGTGGTCGAATGCTTAAAAGTGCCATTAAACGTCATTCTGTTTTTCCTTTCGGCGGTTAGTGAAGAGACTG CCAAACCGTTCGAGGGGCTGCGGCACTCGCCTCACGCCCACCATTCTCACTCCAGCACACACCCCTACGGCGACGTCTACAGCCCGGACATGCCCTGGCTGTCGACTACACCCACGCCTCCGCCAGTGCCTCCACGCACCGTCGTGCTGCCGGGGGCGCAGCGAGGCCCCGTCCGCGTCGTAGAGGCGGTCGCCAGAGAG GTGTCCATCCAAGACGTGGGACCTGGTCGTCAGCTGCGAGAGCCTCTGGTGCTGCGTCCTCGCCCAAAGCCAATGAGGCTGGTGGTCCCCGCGGAGCGGCCGCTGCAGTGCGTCGCTCAGTAG
- the LOC126278202 gene encoding uncharacterized protein LOC126278202 isoform X2: METYSLLRTVPVFADARRRVSKSYHSLKHVHSSLRLSLQLVEVFFQLVLLFSWPLIILCYIPIVVTDRVLHHLLASLIEWFPAIMWPAADVYKALTDFVLSFTLGRVIVFFLLLIYYIVTFVVECLKVPLNVILFFLSAVSEETAKPFEGLRHSPHAHHSHSSTHPYGDVYSPDMPWLSTTPTPPPVPPRTVVLPGAQRGPVRVVEAVARE, from the exons ATGGAGACATACTCGCTGCTGCGTACGGTGCCGGTTTTCGCAGACGCGCGTCGGCGCGTGAGCAAGTCCTACCACAGCCTGAAACACGTGCACAGCTCGCTGCGACTCAGCCTGCAGCTTGTAGAAGTCTTCTTTCAGCTGGTGCTCCTCTTCTCGTGGCCGCTCATCATACTCTGCTACATCCCCATAGTCGTCACGGATCGGGTTCTCCACCACCTCCTGGCCTCTCTAATCGAATGGTTTCCTGCTATTATGTGGCCCGCAGCTGAC GTATACAAAGCTCTGACAGACTTCGTCCTGTCCTTCACGCTTGGTCGCGTCATCGTGTTCTTCCTACTTCTCATCTATTACATCGTAACCTTTGTGGTCGAATGCTTAAAAGTGCCATTAAACGTCATTCTGTTTTTCCTTTCGGCGGTTAGTGAAGAGACTG CCAAACCGTTCGAGGGGCTGCGGCACTCGCCTCACGCCCACCATTCTCACTCCAGCACACACCCCTACGGCGACGTCTACAGCCCGGACATGCCCTGGCTGTCGACTACACCCACGCCTCCGCCAGTGCCTCCACGCACCGTCGTGCTGCCGGGGGCGCAGCGAGGCCCCGTCCGCGTCGTAGAGGCGGTCGCCAGAGAG TAG